One Dasypus novemcinctus isolate mDasNov1 chromosome 1, mDasNov1.1.hap2, whole genome shotgun sequence genomic window carries:
- the NKX1-1 gene encoding NK1 transcription factor-related protein 1: MSASGPAAPGDSPALPPPPPGPGPGPAPPAPACARDAMDGRAELPAFPRAGAPPLAASDTVPAAPEGAGAARPAAPPRPTSFSVLDILDPSKFNSGRRRCLLLGPAACAPCAPVPATPGRPPRAEELERRALAASGGVGAAAAAAGAEPPHAGGPFKADEAEANGYSSGGRSPSADSGDEAAEDDEDEDAAPEAEVARGVEEARGGGGGDLGARGSGRPGEAEAPGAADETAAPGRGTSPGAPGPPGASAAPPGGAGTAPQGAAGTAAKPKRKRTGSDSKSGKPRRARTAFTYEQLVALENKFKATRYLSVCERLNLALSLSLTETQVKIWFQNRRTKWKKQNPGADTSAPTGGGAGAGPGAGPGAGLPGGLSPLSPSPPMGAPLAMHGPAGYPAHGPGGLVCAAQLPFLSSPAVLSPFVLGSQTYGAPAFYAPHL; this comes from the exons ATGAGCGCAAGCGGCCCGGCTGCTCCCGGGGACAGCCCCGCGCTGCCACCGCCGCCCCCCGGGCCGGGCCCGGGCCCCGCACCGCCCGCACCCGCCTGCGCCCGGGACGCCATGGACGGGCGCGCCGAGCTGCCCGCCTTCCCCCGGGCCGGAGCGCCGCCGCTCGCGGCCAGCGACACGGTGCCCGCGGCGCCCGAGGGGGCCGGGGCCGCCCGGCCCGCCGCGCCCCCACGCCCCACCTCCTTCTCGGTGCTGGACATCCTGGACCCCAGCAAGTTCAACAGCGGGAGGCGCCGCTGCCTGCTGCTGGGCCCCGCCGCGTGCGCCCCGTGCGCCCCGGTCCCCGCCACCCCGGGACGGCCGCCGCGCGCAGAGGAGCTGGAGCGCCGCGCCCTCGCCGCCTCCGGGGGAGTCGGAGCCGCGGCAGCCGCGGCCGGAGCGGAGCCGCCGC ACGCAGGCGGCCCCTTCAAGGCCGACGAGGCCGAGGCCAACGGCTACAGCAGCGGCGGCCGCAGCCCGAGCGCGGACAGCGGCGACGAGGCGGCCGAggacgacgaggacgaggacgcgGCGCCCGAGGCGGAGGTGGCGCGCGGCGTGGAAGAggcgcggggcggcggcggcggcgacctCGGGGCCCGCGGGTCGGGCCGCCCGGGCGAGGCCGAGGCCCCCGGCGCTGCCGACGAGACCGCCGCGCCCGGGCGCGGGACCTCGCCTGGAGCCCCGGGCCCGCCGGGGGCTTCGGCGGCGCCGCCGGGTGGCGCGGGGACGGCCCCGCAGGGCGCAGCAGGGACCGCGGCGAAGCCCAAGCGGAAGCGCACGGGCTCCGACTCCAAGTCGGGCAAGCCGCGGCGCGCGCGCACCGCCTTCACCTACGAGCAGCTCGTGGCGCTGGAGAACAAGTTCAAGGCCACGCGCTACCTGTCGGTGTGCGAGCGCCTCAACCTGGCGCTGTCGCTGAGCCTCACCGAGACGCAGGTGAAGATCTGGTTCCAGAACCGGCGCACCAAGTGGAAGAAGCAGAACCCGGGCGCCGACACGAGCGCCCCGACCGGTGGCGGTGCGGGCGCGGGGCCCGGCGCGGGGCCGGGCGCGGGGCTGCCCGGAGGCCTGAGCCCGCTCAGCCCGTCGCCGCCCATGGGCGCCCCGCTCGCCATGCACGGCCCGGCGGGGTACCCGGCGCACGGCCCCGGCGGCCTGGTGTGCGCCGCGCAGCTGCCCTTCCTGTCGAGCCCGGCGGTGCTCTCGCCCTTTGTGCTGGGCTCGCAGACGTACGGCGCGCCCGCC